The following DNA comes from Apis cerana isolate GH-2021 linkage group LG14, AcerK_1.0, whole genome shotgun sequence.
TTCGAATTATCTAATGATTGAAAGGTTTTGtacttatgattttattaaagaatattcattttttttgcataaaaatttgttaaaagagCATGAAAAGTTGCGAATTTACTTTTGACTTAAAGAAAATCACTCGACTTGTGATTTTACGTcacattattactatttattatctGTACATAAGAATCAGCTGTCAAGCAGTGCGCATGCCAATTATAAACTTTAgatgttatttaaaacaaaacaaagaatctattaatataaagtagaataaccttaaaaaagtttatagaAATCATGAACACTATGAAATCGTTTCGTGAAATAGTGGCAAATGCGaagaatgtattaatattgacTGGTAGTGGAATTTCCGCAGAATCTGGTATTCCTACATTTAGAGGTGCTGGTGGTTTCTGGAGAAAATATCCAGCTGAAAATCTTGCAACTCCAATAGCATTTGCAGAAAATCCTTCTTTAGTTTgggaattttatgaataccGTAGACGAGTAGCATTAGAAGCTAAACCTAATaaggtattttaataattacaatatatttttttaaagatattattttgaatggaACTTCTAGGCTCATGAAGCAATAGCAATTTTTCAAGACCGTTATTTAAAAGAAGGTAAAAATGTTACAATTATAACACAAAATATTGATGAACTTCATCAAAGAGCAGGAGCTAAAAATGTAGTGGAACTTCATGGTTCACTATTTAAAACTCGTTGTACATTTTGTCATGAAGttgttaaaaatacaaatattccaatatgCCCTGCATTAAAAGGGAAAgggtaagatttttttttatatctttatataaatgataaatatttgcatacaatcatgaatatcaataatataaacatgagTAGATCACCAGATCCAAATATTATGAGTTCTGATATTCCAAAAGAAGATTTACCTCATTGTCAaaagtgtaaaaatatattaagaccTCACATTGTGTGGTTTGGAGAAAATTTAGATGATTACATAATGCAACAAGCAcgtaagtatttattatatgaaaatgcaatataaaattttaataaaatgtataataatgattaataatagtaaaatatcgattaatcgaattgcaattatttcttatgacaattaataaaattttttccaatgatTATTCAtcagatttcaattttttccattaagttaatttttctgtattataaattaagatttaaattaaatttctattcaataaaataaaaatatattttaatttctctattaaaatattagatattgcTGTTGAAAATTGTGATGTTTGCCTGGTCATTGGTACATCATCTATTGTTTATCCTGCAGCAATGTTTGCACCATATGTAGCACAGCATGGAATTCCTGTTGCTGAATTTAATTTGGAAACAACTCCTGCTACATCATATTTTGAGtaagttgaaattaaaaatattgaaagcattttatataatagttatataaaaaattttattaaaaaaaattaataattaaaaaataattaaaaaaaataacaatatattaaaataaaatactctattaaaatattaaaagttctatatcaatatcttaattaaaatattttctcttataacaa
Coding sequences within:
- the LOC107998731 gene encoding NAD-dependent protein deacylase sirtuin-5, mitochondrial; the encoded protein is MNTMKSFREIVANAKNVLILTGSGISAESGIPTFRGAGGFWRKYPAENLATPIAFAENPSLVWEFYEYRRRVALEAKPNKAHEAIAIFQDRYLKEGKNVTIITQNIDELHQRAGAKNVVELHGSLFKTRCTFCHEVVKNTNIPICPALKGKGSPDPNIMSSDIPKEDLPHCQKCKNILRPHIVWFGENLDDYIMQQAHIAVENCDVCLVIGTSSIVYPAAMFAPYVAQHGIPVAEFNLETTPATSYFEYHFQGPCTVTVPEALGL